The following are encoded in a window of Zymoseptoria tritici IPO323 chromosome 4, whole genome shotgun sequence genomic DNA:
- a CDS encoding putative major facilitator superfamily transporter (MFS-MDR transporter belonging to the DHA2 subfamily. These type of MFS transporters are implicated in MDR and secretion of fungal secondary metabolites.) produces MAVADQDSVASREPSQDMKGDQDSGFRDVNDEATPLLTDTSRQSEYKTIRQRPEDESNTDPDSLEQCLSPGPQVPTSVWATISVLLLGVFVCNADSTLVLATYGVVASDFDDLESGSWLVSAFILAQCVAQPLYGKLSDIYGRKACLQVSYIMFAVGTAVVGMGQSMPQVICGRAIQGAAAAGMTGMVSIIITDLVPLNEVASLRSYANISATTGRSCGGVIGGALTQALGWRWAFLVQVPVVLLTSALVQWRLDLPAKHDPSQTSWQKLCRIDFTGSIFLSAVIFSACFILDMGGQKFAWNSIVIIGMAIVFVISCIAFTISAKLVAEPIFPIRLWTQYAAVTNYMVILLQTMGQFSLISMIPLYFQATNRSSPAAAGAYLIPSFAGNLIGGLIAGYWIKRTGWYKVPTVMGPAMCVLTMLLCYFTWHGHTTVLQDLAILPGGFAAGLVGSSTFVGLAAGVAKEDLAIATSAAYLFFSIGGIAAISSSAAVYQNALKFGLERRLDGVEGGSQIMRRALGDIKYIQHASDDIRELVLPAFVHAFHQVNLMSLGCACVGLVIAIFSQQKSILKSQ; encoded by the exons ATGGCTGTCGCGGACCAAGATAGTGTGGCTTCCCGTGAGCCCAGCCAAGACATGAAGGGAGATCAAGATTCTGGTTTCCGGGACGTGAACGACGAGGCCACCCCTCTGCTCACAGATACATCACGGCAATCGGAGTACAAGACCATAAGG CAACGACCAGAGGACGAATCGAACACAGACCCGGACTCGTTGGAACAATGTCTCTCGCCCGGTCCGCAAGTACCAACATCAGTGTGGGCCACCATATCGGTCTTACTCCTCGGAGTCTTTGTCTGCAACGCGGATTCGACGCTGGTCCTCGCAACATACGGCGTTGTTGCAtccgacttcgacgacctGGAGTCCGGCTCATGGCTGGTATCGGCTTTCATCCTGGCACAGTGCGTAGCTCAGCCCTTGTATGGGAAGCTCAGCGACATCTACGGCCGCAAAGCTTGTCTACAGGTATCCTATATCATGTTCGCCGTCGGAACAGCTGTTGTTGGCATGGGACAGTCGATGCCGCAGGTCATTTGTGGGAGAGCCATACAAGGAGCGGCTGCGGCTGGAATGACTGGTATGGTTTCTATCATCATCACTGACCTGGTGCCTCTCAACGAAGTGGCGTCTTTGCGGAGTTATGCGAATATCTCGGCGACAACAGGGCGGAGTTGTGGAGGTGTGATTGGAGGTGCTTTGACACAGGCACTGGGCTGGAGATG GGCATTCTTGGTGCAGGTTCCCGTTGTGTTGCTCACCAGCGCTCTGGTGCAGTGGCGACTCGATCTCCCAGCCAAGCACGATCCAAGCCAGACGAGCTGGCAGAAACTCTGCCGCATCGATTTTACCGGCTCCATCTTCCTGAGTGCAGTCATATTTTCTGCATGTTTCATCCTCGACATGGGCGGGCAAAAGTTTGCCTGGAACTCCATCGTCATCATTGGCATGGCAATTGTGTTCGTGATCTCCTGCATCGCCTTCACCATTTCCGCGAAGCTCGTTGCCGAGCCAATATTCCCAATACGGCTCTGGACGCAATACGCCGCGGTAACGAACTACATGGTGATCTTGTTACAAACGATGGGCCAGTTCTCACTGATATCGATGATCCCGCTGTACTTTCAAGCCACGAACCGGTCCtctccagcagcagcgggCGCATATCTGATTCCGTCCTTCGCGGGCAACTTGATCGGAGGGCTGATCGCTGGATACTGGATCAAGCGGACTGGATGGTACAAGGTGCCCACCGTAATGGGACCTGCGATGTGTGTTCTGACCATGTTGTTGTGTTACTTTACCTGGCACGGACACACCACGGTCCTGCAGGACTTGGCCATACTCCCGGGAGGATTCGCAGCAGGTCTGGTGGGCAGCTCGACGTTTGTTGGCTTAGCGGCTGGCGTGGCGAAAGAGGACCTGGCCATTGCGACTTCGGCCGCTTACTTGTTCTTTTCGATCGGAGGGATCGCAGCTATCAGTTCTTCAGCAGCAGTCTATCAGAATGCTCTCAAATTTGGTCTTGAACGGAGGCTCGACGGAGTCGAGGGAGGATCGCAG ATTATGCGACGGGCACTCGGAGACATCAAATACATTCAGCATGCGAGTGATGATATCCGGGAGCTGGTCCTGCCGGCGTTTGTGCATGCCTTTCATCAGGTCAATT TGATGTCCCTTGGATGCGCATGTGTCGGGCTCGTGATAGCCATCTTCTCGCAGCAGAAGTCTATCCTCAAGAGTCAATAG
- the MgEXG4 gene encoding glycoside hydrolase, family 5 (Glycoside hydrolase, family 5): protein MAPHADTIPTPETSSAGTGNARPHKHLRVSGSKIVDESNNHIMLKGTALGGHLNMENFITGYSGHEHEHRAAMAEILGDEKAAYFFDRFIHYFFRDEDAEFLASLGLNCLRVPFNYRHFIDDQDPAVIKQSGFALLDNIVNICARHGLYVILDLHTAPGGQNPDWHADSGVSRAQFWDFKVFQDQAIDLWVEIAKHYAGNPVIAGYNPLNEPADSKHVRLVAWYDRVEKAIRSVDPDHILFLDGNTFAMDFSHFDSVLPNTVYACHDYAQLGFPIPGQAPYTGTDEQNAKLRSTFDRKAEFTRKHGVPLWNGEWGPVYSDGRKDPNAASTNKARLGVLREQLNIYAETQTSWSIWTYKDVGYQGMVYASPDSPYLKLIEPFIAKKQALGLDFWGVVDKSGVAGTYGPFLRDLKEMVPEHLRNSKYPPHWSFERQVERVVRECLISEYLGKEFAELFRGKTFEEIDELAGSFRFEGCVKRDGLNEALREDAARSVM, encoded by the coding sequence ATGGCACCCCACGCGGACACAATACCGACGCCGGAGACTTCCTCAGCCGGAACCGGGAATGCAAGACCACACAAACACCTCCGCGTGTCAGGTTCAAAGATTGTCGACGAGTCCAATAATCATATCATGCTCAAAGGCACCGCTCTAGGAGGCCATCTGAACATGGAAAACTTCATCACCGGCTACTCAGGCCACGAACACGAACACCGCGCAGCCATGGCGGAAATCCTCGGCGACGAGAAAGCCGCATACTTCTTCGACCGATTCATCCACTACTTCTTCCGGGACGAAGACGCAGAATTCCTCGCCTCGCTCGGCCTCAACTGTCTGCGAGTTCCATTCAACTACCGGCATTTCATCGATGATCAAGATCCGGCTGTCATCAAGCAGTCGGGATTCGCTCTGCTCGATAACATTGTCAATATTTGTGCTCGACATGGTCTGTATGTCATTCTTGATCTCCATACTGCTCCTGGCGGACAGAATCCGGACTGGCATGCCGATAGCGGTGTTTCTCGTGCGCAGTTCTGGGACTTCAAGGTATTCCAGGACCAGGCGATTGATTTGTGGGTGGAGATTGCAAAGCATTATGCTGGAAATCCGGTCATTGCTGGCTACAATCCTTTGAATGAACCCGCAGACTCGAAACACGTTCGGCTCGTGGCGTGGTATGACCGTGTCGAGAAAGCCATTCGCAGCGTTGATCCGGACCACATCCTTTTCCTCGACGGCAACACTTTCGCGATGGACTTCTCGCATTTCGACTCGGTTCTGCCAAATACAGTGTACGCCTGCCACGACTATGCGCAGCTCGGCTTCCCGATCCCCGGTCAGGCTCCATACACCGGAACTGATGAGCAGAACGCCAAGCTGCGCAGCACGTTCGACCGCAAAGCAGAGTTCACCCGGAAACATGGCGTCCCACTGTGGAACGGTGAATGGGGTCCCGTCTACTCCGACGGACGCAAAGACCCCAATGCCGCATCCACGAACAAAGCCAGACTAGGTGTCCTCCGTGAACAACTCAACATCTACGCGGAAACGCAGACAAGCTGGTCAATCTGGACATACAAAGACGTCGGCTACCAAGGCATGGTCTACGCCTCGCCTGACTCGCCATACCTCAAACTCATCGAACCCTTTATCGCGAAGAAACAGGCTCTCGGGCTGGACTTCTGGGGTGTGGTCGATAAGTCTGGGGTGGCGGGCACGTATGGTCCGTTTCTGAGGGATTTGAAGGAGATGGTACCGGAACATTTGAGGAATTCGAAGTATCCCCCGCATTGGTCGTTCGAGAGGCaggtggagagggtggtgagggagtGTTTGATAAGTGAGTATTTGGGGAAGGAGTTTGCGGAGTTGTTTAGGGGGAAGACTTTTGAGGAGATTGATGAGTTGGCGGGGAGTTTTAGGTTTGAAGGGTGTGTTAAGAGGGATGGGTTGAATGAGGCGCTGAGGGAGGATGCTGCGAGGAGTGTGATGTAG